Genomic segment of SAR324 cluster bacterium:
AATTCCGGAAAATTTGTTAAGGACAATCCTCAGGGAGCCATCAAAATCGGCGCGCAATTCCTTTCACAGAAAGAGGAGGTTGTCATGCATGTATTGACAGACACACCGGATCGTGTTTTGATCAGCAGCGAACTTTTTCCGGTTTTGTCCGAATTGGAAAAAATCCAGGAATATATGTGCAACACCATGGGGGTCATGCACAGCAAAATTAATCTGGAAAAATTTGTGGAATCTTCTTTTGCAAAAAATGCGGGAGCCACCTGATTTCCTGATAATGCCATCGATTTTTATTAACATCCTCATAACTTAAAGGGAACATGCCAGCAGATAAAGAAATGAATATCCTTGTGGTTGATGATTTCTCCACCATGAGACGGATTGTAAAAAATATTTTACGCCAGTTAGGGTTTAACAATATTGTGGAAGCCGATGATGGCACGACCGCCATGGCCAAGCTCAAATCAGAAAAAATTGATTTCGTCATCACAGACTGGAATATGCCGAAAATGACAGGAATGGAACTTCTCAAGGAAATCCGGGGAGATGCCAACCTGAAAAACATCCCCGTGCTGATGGTGACCGCAGAAGCGCTCCAGGAAAACATCATTGCCGCGGTGAAGGCCGGTGTCAGCAATTATATTGTGAAGCCGTTTGACGCCAAAACCCTCAGCGATAAAATCGCCAAAATCTTTCCATAAATTCCTCATTTTGCGGTCATGTTCGCACAGCATGGCCGTGCAACTTCATGATTTCCCTGAGAGTCCTGGACATAGGTCTACCAGACATTGAGTCTTCCGAGCGGGGTGTGCTGGATGTGGGGGGATATGGGGAATTCCTCCATATTCCGGTAGATGAAATCGATGAGGTTTTTTTGTTCCGGTTCTCCCCAGAAAAAATCATGAATCAGCCATTCGTAGGGATAAATGCCCTTGTCCGTGTCGCTCTCGACTTCCCGGCAGAGGAAGTGATTGAGGATATCCGTGGCTTCCAGCAGGACCTGGAACCACGCAACCTTCCACGAAATCATATCTCACCCTTGACATATTTATGCCAATACTCGATTTCCGGATTCAAGCGTAAGGCGATTTCTCCATACCTGTCATAATCGGCGCTAAGACTTCCATCTTTCACAAAAAAAGCGCCTTCCCTATAACAGGAAACAAGTGTTTCCATCATTTGTGTCAGACTTCCGAAAAGGACATTAGGGCCATAACCATCATCATCTATTTTTATGATTGGAGAAGCATGAGTTCTTTCATGGTTCCCTTT
This window contains:
- a CDS encoding chemotaxis response regulator CheY, with amino-acid sequence MPADKEMNILVVDDFSTMRRIVKNILRQLGFNNIVEADDGTTAMAKLKSEKIDFVITDWNMPKMTGMELLKEIRGDANLKNIPVLMVTAEALQENIIAAVKAGVSNYIVKPFDAKTLSDKIAKIFP